From the Terriglobales bacterium genome, the window ATGGCCAGCGCAACCGCGGCAGCAGCCCGCCACTACCTGCTCGGACTGGGACCGCTATTTCCCATTCCGGAACACCACATCGCCATGAACGCAGCCGGCCTGGCATCGTGCATGCTGGTTGGATTATTGGCAGGCATCCTTGCGGCTCTACTGAGTTCGGCTATCTATCTGGTCGAGGACGGATTCAGTCATCTTCCCCTGCATTGGATGTGGTGGCCGGCGATCGGCGCGATTGTCGTGGGCATCGGCGGCATCTTTTTTCCTCAGACCCTCGGCGTTGGATATGACGTAATCGCGTCCATGCTCGACCATGACCTCCCATTCAAGCTGCTGCTCGGCATTTTCTTTGTGAAGGGGATCATCTGGTCAGTATCGCTCGGCTCCGGAACGTCCGGCGGCGTGCTCGCTCCATTGCTCATCATGGGCGGAGCGCTCGGCGGTCTTGAATCGCGTTTCCTTCCGAACTACGGAGTCGGGCTTTGGCCGCTCGTCAGCATGGCTGCCGTGCTCGCCGGCGCTCTGGGCGCACCGCTGACTGCCGTGGTGTTCGCCTTTGAATTGACTCATGACCCCGGCGTGTTACTGCCGCTGCTCATTTCCGCGTTAGTTTCGTATGGTCTTGTCGTTCTCACGCTGCCACGTTCGATCCTCACCGAGAAGTTGAGCCGTCGCGGGTACCATCTCTCGCGTGAATACATCGTCGATCCCATGGAAAGCCTCGCGGTAGAAGAAGTGATGCGCACCAACATCGCAAAACTCTCAAGCCAGGCGACCCCCGAACAGATCCGCGATGCGTTGGTGATCGACGAGAAAGCCGGAATCCAGCGGCTCTTCCCCGTTGAAGACGCAGATGGAAACATGCTCGGCGTGATTCCGCGTTGGGATCTTGAGCAGTTTGCTGCGGGCAAGAAAGGCACTAATCTCTCTTCACTGGTCATCAGCAAGCCTGTGGTTGCATACGACGACGAGCGCCTTACTCGAATTGTTCAGCGCATGGCCAGTAGCGGGTTCACCAAGCTTCCCGTCGTACGCCGAGACGATGCCGGCAAAGTGGTGGGCATCGTATCTATCTCCGATCTGCTCAAGGCGCGTCTGGCGGCGCAGGACACCGAGGAGCGCCGCGAACGTGTTTTGCAGCTCAGCGTTCCCCTGTTGTTCCGTGGCGAAGAGGAACAGGAATCCGAGAATCGCAAAGCACGCTGAGGTTGTTTATGGGATTATGTACTCTGCGGAGACGCATGCACCTGCGTCTCTGCGCGCCACCCTTGTCATCCCAGGCATCCTGTTCTCGTAGCTGACGGTATCTAATAGGTGCAGTTCACAATTGCCGACTCCAATTTGCGGATGAGGATCCTTCAGCGAGCTCTTCTATGTCTAGCGCTGATTGCGTGGCCTTGCGTTTTGCTCGCGCAGCAGCCGTCTCGCCGCGCGCCGATTCCGGTTGCGCCTTCTAGGCATAGTGGGACTTCTCTGACCGTTGTTGTCGGGGATGAAAACAACGTAGTGGTTCCCGACTGTTTCGTTACCCTCACTGACACTGCAACCGGCGAAGCGATGCGAATTCAGACCGACGCGGCAGGCCGTGGCCGCTTCCTGAATCTGGATCCGGAACATACTTTCACAGTCCACGCGGAGCGAAGCAACTTCTACCCAATCACCAAGACGAATCTCCGCATCGCGAATGCTCAGACACTGGAACTTACTGTTCCCCACGTGCAGGAGCTGAAGGAAACCGTGAACGTGACTGCCTCGGTTCAGGGGATCGATCCTGCACAGACTGCCAACACGAAGCAGCTAGGCACTCCGGAAATCGTCAACATTCCCTATCCGACATCACGCGACATACGCAACATTCTTCCCTATCTGCCCCAGGTCGTGCAGGACGCAAGCGGACAAGTTCACGTAGCCGGCGCTGCCACTTATGAAACCAGTGATGTACTGGACGGTTTTGAAATCACATCGCCGGTAAGCGGGAATCTTGCTATGCGTTTCAGCGCGGATGCAGTGCGCGAAGTCTCGGTCCAGAGCAGTCGGGTATCGACCCAATATGGGAAGGAGTCGGGCGGAATCATCGATTTCAATACGGGAATGGGAGACGATCACTTCCGTTTCGATGCCACGAACTTTATTCCGTCATGGAAGAACATTAAGGGCAAAGGCATCGGCTTCGATAAATGGGTTCCGCGCGCTACCGTTTCCGGGCCGATCAAGAAAGGAAAGATCTGGTTCTTTGACTCCGCGGACGCCGAGTACGACAACTACATATTCAGGGATCTGCCAAAAGGCTCGGATCGCGATCCATTCCTTCGTGGAAGCAATCTGGCCAAAGTACAGATCAATCTCCGACCCAGTGACATTCTCAGCTTTGGTCTGTTGAACAACACGCAGGACGAAGACAACCAGGGACTTTCACTAACTACACCTTCTTCAGCAACAGTCAAACGCGATATCGGCGCGTATCTGGCAGACGTGAAGGAGCTCCATTATTTCTCTGGCGGAGCGCTCCTCGAAACCGGATTTGCCTGGAACGCGTTCAATGATCGCTATCGTCCGCAAGGCACAAGTCCATTCGTGATTACTCCCAATCTGAACACTGGGAACTATTTCCAAGAGTTCCATGGAACTTCACGCCGCGCGCAGGGCATCGCTAATCTGTTTTTGCGCGGGTTTACTGCCTTCGGGCGCCATGATGTGAAACTGGGCACCGAGATCGATCAGATCAACTTCACACAGTTGTATCAAGACACGCCCTTTTTCCTGCAACGATCCGATGGAACGCTCTACCGTCAAAGCGTGCTGCCGGCCTCGACCTCACTTGACCGCAATAACTTTGAAACCAGCGGCTATATCGAGGACAAATGGTCGCCGTTGGAACGCGTGATCGTGCAGCCCGGCCTGCGTTTCGACTGGGATGAGATCATCCGTCGTCCATTGTTCTCACCGCGCATCGCGGGCACCTACGCGCTCGGCGCGGAAGGAACAACGAAGTTTTCTGCCGGTGTGGGCGTCTATTACGAGCGCACGCATTTGGATTACCTCGCGCGCGCTTTGACCGGCCCGCGGCTCGACTACTACTACGACGCGACTGGAACCAATTTAACCAGTCCGCCTCTGGTTACAACGTTCGCTGTTAATCAGCCTGCTCTGCACGAGCCGAGATTCCTGAACTGGAGCGCGGGAGTGGAACAAAAGCTTCCGCTCGGGATTTACGGAGCTGTCGAATATCTGCAGAAGAGCGGCAACGACGGATTCATTTTCCAAAACCTGAACACCGCTTCGATCCTCTCCGGCAACTACCTCCTCACCAACACGCGCCAAGATCGATATCGCTCTGTCCAGGTTACAGCGCGCAAGCACTTCCATGGAGACTACAACGTCTTCGGCGCGTACACATATTCCTATGCTCACTCGAATGCGGTCGTCGATTATTCATTGAACAATCCCATCTTCAGTACGCAAATGGCCGGACCGCTACCCTGGGATGTCCCAAATCGGTTCATCAGTTGGGGTTGGTTCCCAACTCCGTTCAAACGCTTCGATTTTGTCTATTCGCTCGACTACCACACTGGATTCCCGTGGACGACGGTCAATCAGAATCAACAGATCGTAGGCGCGGCTTACTCAAATCGCTTCCCTTCCTACTTCGCGTTAAATCCCGGACTGGAATTCCGATTCACGTTCCGAGGCTATGCACTCGCGCTGCGCGGCGTGGCAGAAAATGTGACCGATCGTAAAAATCCGGCGTTCGTGAACAACAACATCAATGCGACGAACTATGCGACGTATGGCGGTTTCGATGGGCGCGCGTTTACGGCGAGGATCAGGTTCTTGGGAAGGAAATAAAAGTTCTAGCGTTTTGCAACAGCCGCAATGACCGACCGCAACTCCATATCTTTTTGCATTGTAATCTTGCATTGTCATCCCTCGGAGCGCAGCGATGAAGTATCGACTTTGCAGCATTTGGGTGCGCTCCGGGGGACCTGCTGTTTCATTTTGCTTTCAAACACAGCAGGTTCCCCGCGCCGCGAACCCAAGTGTTGGTAACGGACACTTCATCGCGGCGGCGCGAGGAATGACAGTGTGTTAACAATGAGCATTTTATGTGGAACCTGGAACAACGTTTCATGATCGTTGCGTTTCATTTTCTACGGCTCATCGCCACCACCATCATCCTCCGCCTGCGGCGGGGCCGGACGACGCAGATCGATGGTCGGCAGTCCAGAGCTTTGTAGATGCTGATTGAGCGAACCGATTCCATTCTTGACCTCGTTCCATCGATTGAGCGTCGCCGTAAGCGACTGCTGCACTGTATTCGACGCTGCTACGGCCTGTGTCGTGGGTGCCGCATCGGCAAGCCCAGCTACTTCAAACAGATGAGCCAACGCAGCATTCAAACGGCTCAAGCTCTGCGCCTGTGGTCCGCCCATGGAGGCGCCGAATCCGCCTCTGCCGCCCTCGAGTGCGCCGGCTTGCTGGTCGAGTCTCGAAATGGAATCGGCGGCTGTACCCTGCGCCCGCGATTTCAAGCTACTCAACTGCGCGCGCAAGCTTCTGACTTCCTGCAAAGCCGAGTAATCCTGATGCAACGCATCGATCAACTTCTGTTCCAACGCATACTGCTGCGCGTAATCCTCCGGCGTGGCTTTCACGCGCGGATCAGCCTTGATGACCAGCGGCTGCATGAATTCATGTCCGTTCACCGTGAGCCGGACGATGTACTCACCAGGAGGAGCGAGGATTCCTTGCGGCGCCAGCGGCGTGTCATGAAAAACGGCCGAAATCGGATAGTCGCGGCTGAGCGTCTCAGGCGGAGCGAAATGGAGGTCCCAAACAAAGCGATGCATGCCCGCAGTTTTGTTCAGCTCTTGCGGGGGCTTTACCCAATACGTGGGAATGTGCAGCTCCTTCGGGCTCGGCGCGGGACGGTCGCTGTTGGGGAACGTGCGCAGAACGTGGAAGCCGCCATCGAGAATCTCGAGTTTCAGAGTGGGAACATCGGACTTGAGGAAGTAATCGATGATCGCTCCATCCGGCGGATTCTTGCCTACAGGTTCCTCCGGAGGGAGTGGCGTATCGGTATTGGTGTCGCGGCGATAGCGATACGCATCTGCGGGGTGGAAAAGAAAGTTGTCATTTAGCGTGTCGGCCCGGAGCTGCCGCAGGGGCATGATGTCATCGAGAATCCAGAACGAGCGCCCATGTGTGCCGACGATGATGTCGTCTTCATGAACGACAACATCGCGCATCGAGGTCGCCGGCAAATTCAACTGCAGCGACCGCCAGTTGTCGCCATCATCAAACGAAACCCAGACAGATGTTTCCGTTCCAGCAAAGAGCAGCCCTTTGCGCAAACGATCTTCGCGTACAACGTTTACTGGAGCGTTATCAGGCAATCCGTTCGTGATCTTCTGCCAC encodes:
- a CDS encoding chloride channel protein — translated: MTTHSQAPDAPRLADFTTDLRVVPLSLLCIVIGVAGAYLALILLKLIYLFNNLFFFHHWSWVYKSPALNTLGLWVIAVPVVGGLIVGVMARYGSERIRGHGIPEAIEAILLKGAKVEPRVAVLKPVSAAIAIGSGGPFGAEGPIIMTGGAVGSLIAQFFRLTSAERKTLLVAGAAAGMSATFAAPVSAVLLAVELLLFEWKPRSLIPVAMASATAAAARHYLLGLGPLFPIPEHHIAMNAAGLASCMLVGLLAGILAALLSSAIYLVEDGFSHLPLHWMWWPAIGAIVVGIGGIFFPQTLGVGYDVIASMLDHDLPFKLLLGIFFVKGIIWSVSLGSGTSGGVLAPLLIMGGALGGLESRFLPNYGVGLWPLVSMAAVLAGALGAPLTAVVFAFELTHDPGVLLPLLISALVSYGLVVLTLPRSILTEKLSRRGYHLSREYIVDPMESLAVEEVMRTNIAKLSSQATPEQIRDALVIDEKAGIQRLFPVEDADGNMLGVIPRWDLEQFAAGKKGTNLSSLVISKPVVAYDDERLTRIVQRMASSGFTKLPVVRRDDAGKVVGIVSISDLLKARLAAQDTEERRERVLQLSVPLLFRGEEEQESENRKAR
- a CDS encoding TonB-dependent receptor, producing MRILQRALLCLALIAWPCVLLAQQPSRRAPIPVAPSRHSGTSLTVVVGDENNVVVPDCFVTLTDTATGEAMRIQTDAAGRGRFLNLDPEHTFTVHAERSNFYPITKTNLRIANAQTLELTVPHVQELKETVNVTASVQGIDPAQTANTKQLGTPEIVNIPYPTSRDIRNILPYLPQVVQDASGQVHVAGAATYETSDVLDGFEITSPVSGNLAMRFSADAVREVSVQSSRVSTQYGKESGGIIDFNTGMGDDHFRFDATNFIPSWKNIKGKGIGFDKWVPRATVSGPIKKGKIWFFDSADAEYDNYIFRDLPKGSDRDPFLRGSNLAKVQINLRPSDILSFGLLNNTQDEDNQGLSLTTPSSATVKRDIGAYLADVKELHYFSGGALLETGFAWNAFNDRYRPQGTSPFVITPNLNTGNYFQEFHGTSRRAQGIANLFLRGFTAFGRHDVKLGTEIDQINFTQLYQDTPFFLQRSDGTLYRQSVLPASTSLDRNNFETSGYIEDKWSPLERVIVQPGLRFDWDEIIRRPLFSPRIAGTYALGAEGTTKFSAGVGVYYERTHLDYLARALTGPRLDYYYDATGTNLTSPPLVTTFAVNQPALHEPRFLNWSAGVEQKLPLGIYGAVEYLQKSGNDGFIFQNLNTASILSGNYLLTNTRQDRYRSVQVTARKHFHGDYNVFGAYTYSYAHSNAVVDYSLNNPIFSTQMAGPLPWDVPNRFISWGWFPTPFKRFDFVYSLDYHTGFPWTTVNQNQQIVGAAYSNRFPSYFALNPGLEFRFTFRGYALALRGVAENVTDRKNPAFVNNNINATNYATYGGFDGRAFTARIRFLGRK
- a CDS encoding glycoside hydrolase is translated as IWAGTDDGLIHVTRDGGRNWQNVTPPDVTPWSKVAQLDAGHFDAQTAYAAVNRFRVDDLRPYIYRTHDGGKTWQKITNGLPDNAPVNVVREDRLRKGLLFAGTETSVWVSFDDGDNWRSLQLNLPATSMRDVVVHEDDIIVGTHGRSFWILDDIMPLRQLRADTLNDNFLFHPADAYRYRRDTNTDTPLPPEEPVGKNPPDGAIIDYFLKSDVPTLKLEILDGGFHVLRTFPNSDRPAPSPKELHIPTYWVKPPQELNKTAGMHRFVWDLHFAPPETLSRDYPISAVFHDTPLAPQGILAPPGEYIVRLTVNGHEFMQPLVIKADPRVKATPEDYAQQYALEQKLIDALHQDYSALQEVRSLRAQLSSLKSRAQGTAADSISRLDQQAGALEGGRGGFGASMGGPQAQSLSRLNAALAHLFEVAGLADAAPTTQAVAASNTVQQSLTATLNRWNEVKNGIGSLNQHLQSSGLPTIDLRRPAPPQAEDDGGGDEP